From Granulicella cerasi, a single genomic window includes:
- a CDS encoding IS3 family transposase (programmed frameshift), giving the protein MPRGKKHSAEQVVNLLRQIEVAVANGKTTVQACKDASITEQTYYRWRKEYGGLQVDQAKRLKELEVENAKLKRLVANLSLDSLVLKDFAFGKLLSPERRRQAAEHAQQRHGLTERRACRLAKQPRGRQRYRPTQRANEDKLTQAIITLAGQYGRYGYRRITALLVRAGWKVGKDRVERIWRREGLKVPQKQKPRGRLWFNDGSCVRLRPTHANHVWSYDFVSVRTHDGRMARALNLIDEHTREALLVRVERRWSSALVIAALADVMVMKGVPEHLRSDNGPEFVAHDLRRWLADTGAKTAYIEPGSPWENGYCESFNSKMRDEFLNGEIFYSIKELRVLAERGRKHYNTARPHSSLGYRPPAPEAWLASASRQAEEPFASLTPPPPAASCIDPNSEITALH; this is encoded by the exons ATGCCGAGGGGCAAGAAGCATAGTGCGGAGCAGGTAGTGAACCTGCTGCGTCAGATTGAAGTGGCGGTTGCGAACGGGAAGACGACGGTTCAGGCGTGCAAGGACGCGTCGATTACGGAGCAGACGTACTACCGTTGGCGCAAGGAGTACGGGGGGCTGCAGGTGGACCAGGCCAAGCGTCTGAAGGAGCTTGAGGTGGAGAACGCGAAGCTGAAGCGGTTGGTGGCGAACCTGAGCCTGGATAGTCTTGTGTTGAAGGACTTCGCCT TCGGGAAACTTCTAAGCCCGGAGCGTCGGCGTCAGGCTGCGGAGCATGCGCAACAGCGGCATGGCCTAACTGAGCGACGAGCGTGCCGTCTGGCGAAGCAGCCACGCGGCAGGCAGCGTTATCGGCCGACGCAACGGGCGAATGAAGACAAGCTGACGCAGGCGATCATCACCCTGGCGGGCCAGTATGGCCGGTATGGCTATCGACGGATCACGGCGCTGCTGGTGCGAGCGGGCTGGAAGGTCGGCAAGGATCGTGTCGAGCGTATCTGGCGACGTGAAGGTCTGAAGGTGCCGCAGAAGCAGAAGCCGCGTGGTCGTCTGTGGTTCAACGACGGCTCGTGTGTGAGGCTGCGGCCCACGCATGCCAACCATGTGTGGAGCTATGACTTCGTGAGCGTGCGCACGCATGACGGCCGCATGGCGCGGGCGTTGAATCTGATCGACGAGCACACGCGCGAGGCGCTGCTGGTGCGCGTGGAACGCAGATGGTCGTCCGCGCTGGTCATCGCCGCGCTGGCCGATGTGATGGTCATGAAGGGCGTGCCTGAGCATCTGCGTTCCGACAATGGCCCTGAGTTCGTCGCGCACGATCTTCGCAGATGGCTCGCGGACACGGGAGCAAAGACAGCCTACATCGAGCCCGGCTCACCGTGGGAGAACGGCTACTGCGAGAGCTTCAACTCGAAGATGCGTGATGAGTTCCTGAACGGAGAGATCTTCTACTCGATCAAGGAACTGCGCGTACTTGCCGAACGCGGGCGCAAGCACTACAACACCGCCAGACCACACTCCTCGCTGGGCTACAGACCGCCAGCGCCAGAGGCTTGGCTGGCATCAGCCTCTCGGCAGGCGGAGGAGCCGTTCGCTTCGCTCACGCCTCCTCCACCTGCCGCATCCTGCATCGATCCGAACTCGGAGATCACTGCGCTACACTAA
- a CDS encoding DUF1501 domain-containing protein — protein sequence MAATTPFVTSRRNVLKMAGAGFGHLALAGLMGSLASKAAHAEVNALNPLAPKKPPLPVKAKRIIFLFMEGAMSSVDTFEYKPQLEKLNGKAGPGGGTITASRFSFQQYGQSGAYFSELLPHIATHADEFCFLRGLYTDTPAHPQAVVQLHTGSSNASLTRPSMGAWLLYGLGSENQNLPGYITINPPVAFGGASNYGSAFLPAYYQGSPITDSGVMPNIASVTPRDLERQQIDLIQDINHEEQAKPGAPEAIEGVIKSYELGFRMQDTVPSLLDISKEPRHVLDAYGAKPGLEGSFGRQCLMARRLSEAGVRFVEIRQPGWDHHTNLHNGLIEQSRRIDQPIAALLTDLKQRGLLDDTLVLFGSEFGRLPTSQGNDGRDHNITGYAMAMAGAGVKKGFSYGGTDELGMAAVEGRMHINDLHATILALMGIDHEQLTYRYEGRDFRLTNVAGVVQQQIFA from the coding sequence ATGGCTGCAACTACACCGTTTGTGACATCGCGCCGGAATGTTTTGAAGATGGCAGGCGCAGGTTTTGGACATCTCGCTCTCGCTGGTTTGATGGGTTCGCTCGCGAGTAAAGCCGCGCATGCAGAGGTGAACGCGTTGAACCCTCTCGCGCCCAAGAAGCCACCGTTGCCGGTGAAGGCAAAGCGCATCATCTTCCTCTTCATGGAAGGCGCGATGTCGAGTGTCGACACCTTCGAGTACAAGCCGCAGTTGGAAAAGCTGAATGGTAAAGCGGGCCCCGGCGGTGGCACAATCACTGCGTCGCGATTCAGTTTCCAGCAGTACGGACAGTCTGGCGCGTACTTCTCTGAACTGTTGCCACACATCGCCACGCATGCGGATGAGTTCTGCTTCCTGCGCGGCTTGTATACCGACACGCCTGCGCACCCGCAGGCCGTGGTGCAGCTGCATACGGGCAGCTCGAACGCGTCGCTGACCCGACCAAGCATGGGCGCGTGGCTGCTGTACGGGCTTGGCTCAGAGAACCAAAACCTGCCGGGCTACATCACGATCAATCCGCCGGTGGCCTTCGGTGGCGCGTCGAACTACGGCAGCGCGTTTCTGCCTGCGTACTATCAAGGGTCGCCGATCACCGATAGCGGCGTCATGCCAAACATCGCTTCAGTAACACCGCGTGATTTGGAGCGTCAGCAGATCGATCTGATTCAAGATATCAATCACGAGGAGCAGGCGAAGCCGGGTGCACCGGAAGCGATCGAAGGTGTGATCAAGTCTTACGAGCTTGGCTTTCGTATGCAGGACACAGTTCCTAGCTTGCTTGACATCTCGAAGGAGCCGCGGCATGTGCTCGACGCGTACGGAGCAAAGCCGGGACTGGAAGGCTCGTTCGGCCGACAGTGCTTGATGGCTCGCCGATTGAGCGAAGCGGGGGTGCGCTTCGTTGAGATTCGGCAACCGGGATGGGACCATCACACCAATCTGCATAACGGTCTCATCGAGCAGAGCCGTCGCATCGATCAGCCGATCGCTGCTCTGCTCACGGACTTGAAGCAACGCGGCCTATTGGATGACACGCTTGTGTTGTTTGGCTCTGAGTTCGGACGTTTGCCGACCTCGCAGGGCAATGATGGGCGCGATCACAACATCACCGGGTATGCGATGGCGATGGCTGGTGCTGGTGTGAAGAAGGGCTTCAGTTACGGTGGCACGGATGAGCTCGGCATGGCTGCGGTCGAAGGCCGCATGCACATCAACGATCTACACGCGACGATCCTCGCCCTGATGGGCATTGATCACGAGCAGCTGACATATCGCTACGAAGGTCGTGACTTCCGTTTGACGAATGTCGCAGGTGTCGTGCAACAACAGATCTTCGCTTAG
- a CDS encoding TonB-dependent receptor: MKLNVLSPRRLWPYLALLVAALFTSFSSGIAFAQNTASLTGTVQDGSKSQIVKADVSVTRTETGESQHTTSDSSGYYQFPVLIPGHYDVKVTKDGFATQVKQGIELFTGRATGMNFALSVGSVEEHVEVQADAAQLQTTSSAVSSVIENKTITNFPLIDRRATQLQRLSGFVVGGGTGSSSYFAIAGGRGNNANYTVDGGTTQNLLQGVPTQMFDLPVDALQEFTLSVSNYTADLGRTGGGVIQMTTKSGTNDFHGSAYIYYRNQDLQARPEFSLTIPPLAYKLYGASIGGPVKRGKTYFFFTFEGLARTQTAVATLSVPTAAERTGDFSAISTPIIDPYTNKQAVGDDGTLNKIPSAELDPYGVKLASYYPLPNITGAAINTTNFSASAPTKTLVSTYVARIDHQFSDRDSLYFRLLAQPDHSDTADIYPVRGTDSYGSLSHNYYYNASATWNHSFTPRLLNEARFTFTNRQSLVVTHGVNSDATRDLALPGTNPSFFPGVTVNGLSGIGNTSQQQRLQTPILSNEYTDNLSLQRGNHQLKFGADYRYAADGDLYSPSGGGFFTFTNSGVSSNVAAGSLANLLWGRVNAASRLETEYLYSAAWSVGLYAQDNWHVNNKLTLNYGLRWDVDSPRYLENNRQNSMNLTAINPVSGTPGVITFAGIGGQSRYANDFDNALFGPRFGFVYVPKEHNVIRGGGAILYPGEYDQATPIVLSTGFSNSITLNSPNSVAGTPAFLLKNNGSQGTGQASYPTQSQLTPGFGAVAVGQTPYVAPQFIAPHRLTGYLYQLNLDWQHEFAGSLLLDIGYLGTLAHHLASPFAESINQITPSNLALIAANPSAYTSTQTLRPLPQFSNVQNLYPDDGQSRYHGGNAGLQKRFSHGYQYQVNYTYSKFVDNTASRSELAGYPGTSTYTNYYDQRNRYGYSGNDVRQRLIANGVLELPFGRGKLVDVNSRWMDEVVGGWSVSGLLEIHSGTALSVIDATNNTGSYSDGVRPNLTGNPNSLSSDRSREAKITQWFNTAAFTQNPNYTFGNSPRTFGRGPALITSDLTLRKAFAVHREQRLELRLEAFNAFNHANLGNPNTSFGNANFGKISTLQSGTTSSRTLQLAAHYTF; this comes from the coding sequence ATGAAATTGAATGTTCTTTCGCCGCGCCGCTTGTGGCCTTATCTGGCTCTGTTGGTCGCTGCTCTTTTCACATCGTTTAGCAGTGGTATCGCCTTCGCACAAAACACGGCCTCGCTGACCGGCACCGTGCAGGACGGCAGTAAGTCGCAGATCGTGAAAGCGGATGTCTCCGTGACTCGCACCGAAACGGGCGAGTCGCAGCATACCACCTCAGATAGCTCAGGCTACTACCAGTTCCCGGTACTGATCCCCGGGCACTATGACGTGAAGGTGACGAAGGACGGCTTCGCCACGCAGGTGAAGCAGGGCATCGAGCTGTTCACTGGACGTGCTACGGGTATGAACTTCGCGTTGAGTGTGGGTTCGGTCGAAGAGCATGTGGAAGTGCAGGCCGATGCTGCGCAACTGCAGACGACTAGTTCTGCGGTCAGCAGCGTCATCGAAAACAAGACCATTACGAACTTCCCACTGATTGATCGTCGCGCAACGCAGTTGCAACGCTTGAGCGGCTTCGTCGTTGGCGGCGGCACGGGCAGCAGTTCTTACTTTGCGATCGCCGGTGGCCGCGGCAACAATGCAAACTACACCGTAGACGGCGGCACGACGCAGAACCTGCTGCAAGGCGTGCCCACGCAGATGTTTGACCTTCCCGTCGATGCATTGCAGGAGTTCACACTGAGCGTGAGCAACTACACGGCCGACCTCGGACGTACCGGCGGCGGTGTCATTCAGATGACGACCAAATCAGGCACGAATGACTTTCATGGCAGTGCGTATATCTATTACCGCAATCAGGATCTGCAAGCGCGTCCTGAGTTCTCACTGACGATTCCGCCGCTCGCCTACAAGCTCTATGGGGCCAGCATTGGCGGACCGGTGAAGCGCGGCAAGACGTACTTCTTCTTCACCTTTGAAGGCCTCGCGCGAACCCAAACCGCAGTAGCAACGCTGTCCGTGCCCACAGCGGCGGAACGAACTGGCGATTTCTCCGCGATCTCCACGCCGATCATCGATCCCTACACAAACAAACAAGCAGTAGGCGACGACGGTACGCTGAATAAAATTCCGAGCGCTGAGTTGGATCCCTACGGTGTGAAGCTCGCCTCGTACTATCCATTGCCGAACATCACAGGAGCGGCGATTAACACCACGAACTTCTCTGCGAGCGCACCCACCAAGACGTTGGTGAGCACCTACGTTGCGCGCATCGATCACCAGTTCTCCGATCGAGACAGTCTCTACTTCCGTCTATTGGCTCAGCCCGATCACTCTGATACCGCCGACATTTATCCCGTGCGTGGAACGGATAGCTACGGTTCGCTCTCGCACAACTACTACTACAACGCATCCGCGACATGGAACCATTCCTTCACGCCGCGTCTCCTCAACGAAGCTCGCTTCACGTTTACCAATCGCCAGTCGCTAGTGGTGACACATGGTGTGAACTCCGATGCGACAAGAGATCTTGCGCTGCCTGGAACGAACCCCTCGTTCTTCCCGGGCGTCACGGTCAATGGACTCTCCGGCATCGGCAACACATCGCAGCAGCAACGTTTACAGACGCCGATTTTGAGCAATGAGTACACGGACAATCTCTCGTTGCAACGCGGCAACCATCAGTTGAAGTTCGGCGCGGATTATCGCTACGCTGCGGATGGTGATCTGTACTCACCATCTGGCGGCGGCTTCTTTACCTTTACGAATTCAGGTGTCAGCAGCAACGTGGCAGCTGGCAGCCTTGCGAATCTCTTGTGGGGTCGCGTGAATGCAGCTTCGCGACTGGAGACGGAGTATCTCTACTCTGCGGCGTGGAGCGTCGGGCTCTATGCGCAAGATAACTGGCATGTGAACAACAAGCTCACGTTGAACTACGGTTTGCGTTGGGATGTTGATTCGCCTCGCTATCTTGAAAACAATCGCCAGAACTCGATGAACCTGACGGCGATCAATCCTGTGTCGGGCACGCCGGGCGTCATTACGTTCGCAGGCATTGGTGGTCAGAGTCGATATGCAAACGACTTCGACAACGCCTTGTTTGGACCTCGCTTCGGCTTTGTATATGTGCCCAAGGAGCACAACGTCATTCGTGGTGGCGGAGCGATTCTTTACCCAGGTGAATACGATCAGGCGACGCCGATCGTACTGAGCACAGGATTCTCCAACTCCATCACGCTGAACTCGCCGAACTCCGTCGCAGGTACGCCCGCATTCCTGTTGAAGAACAATGGATCGCAGGGGACAGGGCAAGCGTCGTATCCGACGCAGTCGCAATTGACGCCCGGCTTTGGTGCGGTGGCTGTGGGGCAGACTCCTTACGTGGCACCGCAGTTCATCGCGCCGCATCGCCTTACCGGCTATCTGTACCAGTTGAACCTCGATTGGCAGCATGAGTTTGCGGGTAGCTTGCTGCTCGACATCGGCTATCTCGGTACGTTGGCGCATCACCTGGCGTCGCCGTTTGCGGAAAGCATCAATCAGATCACGCCGTCGAATCTCGCACTCATTGCAGCGAATCCTTCCGCGTACACAAGCACGCAAACGCTACGTCCTTTACCGCAGTTCAGCAACGTGCAGAATCTCTATCCGGATGATGGTCAGTCGCGATACCACGGAGGCAACGCCGGCCTGCAGAAACGCTTCAGCCACGGCTATCAGTATCAGGTCAACTACACGTACTCGAAGTTTGTCGACAACACGGCTTCGCGCAGTGAGTTGGCGGGGTATCCCGGGACGTCGACCTATACGAACTACTACGATCAGCGCAATCGCTATGGGTACTCGGGCAATGACGTTCGTCAGCGCCTGATCGCGAACGGTGTGCTCGAGTTGCCATTTGGGCGGGGCAAGTTGGTCGACGTGAACTCGCGTTGGATGGACGAGGTTGTCGGTGGTTGGTCTGTCAGCGGCTTGCTGGAGATTCACTCCGGTACGGCATTGAGCGTTATCGATGCAACGAACAACACGGGAAGCTACTCCGATGGAGTTCGACCAAATCTGACCGGTAACCCCAACTCGTTGTCGAGCGATCGTTCTCGCGAGGCGAAGATTACGCAGTGGTTCAACACTGCGGCTTTCACGCAGAACCCTAACTACACCTTCGGCAACTCGCCCAGAACGTTTGGTCGTGGCCCTGCGTTGATCACCTCAGACCTGACGCTGCGTAAGGCGTTCGCTGTCCATCGCGAGCAGCGTCTTGAGCTTCGTCTCGAAGCGTTCAACGCTTTCAACCACGCGAACCTGGGTAATCCGAACACGTCCTTCGGTAACGCGAACTTCGGCAAGATCAGCACGCTCCAGTCCGGCACCACTTCATCACGCACGCTCCAGCTGGCCGCGCATTACACCTTCTGA
- a CDS encoding PSD1 and planctomycete cytochrome C domain-containing protein, with protein MTFSLVRGGRNRLLPDAVVRSLLLMLVFALSFAVRAQAPAATKSPQGPELFQQKVQPVLQEHCYDCHSAATRSAGGLRVDDRAALLAGGKSGAAIVPGKPDESLLLQRLLTTDTKLRMPKGEDDPLPEYSIAALREWVLQGAPWSEAKSASVVAAPLSDASAKTVAYPRPATPEQLAYFEKKVRPILVNRCYNCHSDAFKEAGGLRVDVGISIFAGGNDGPVIVPGHPEKSLLIDRLKTANLAQRMPQESAEALPAEEIATLEQWVRDGAAWPDETEKLPPTPAKLAALYPKLRAQHWSWQPLTTPTLPEIANNKWSQQPIDRFILSTLDEKHLAPVDDADPATLLRRVSYDLTGLPPTPAQVKAFEKHHTRKDYEVLVDRLLASPQYGERWGRHWLDVARYGESSGPSRNMPYPNAWRYRDYVIAAFNQDEPYDRFLTEQIAGDLMPASTPADHDRLLIATGYLALGPKDVNQRFKARYKMDNVDDEIDTVTRSTMAMTVSCARCHDHKFDPIPTKDYYALAGIFTSTDDYTGLSSRMGGANLDYYDPKHLGLMSNADAFPHASEEHIKQVQTELRETRAKLQAQNKARQEALKLNPSLPPLSKDEQEARTAMQRRAQSLREEVALSNDPGEHGFGIHSMHEGTVADTTVRVRGVEEKHGPTVPRGFLSLVQMKNVPAIPANHSGRLELAAWITSKENPLTARVYVNRVWGNLFGEGLVSTPDNFGVTGGMPSHPELLDYLAHDFVVNGWSTKKLVREIVLSRTYRLGSNAPKEYVAADPSNRYLWRHAPRRLETEEIRDSILLSSGDLDLTHPQGSPAMNLRMIEIRDDGPVVRSVLHAADQSRYRSIYLPLLRDETPRPLEAFDPVSQTLVSGKREDTTVPGQALFMLNSPFVREQSLGLARELIARKGTSDAVRIREAYERVVSRDPKPEEQQRVQAFLLRYASAWTQSQSVPKAATPAAATPPLPLLKTASLESKKAQEIFREDRLGDQEPLEAGAYDVAPVSVNPNSAQEAAWAAFVQSLYGSAAFQFVR; from the coding sequence ATGACATTTTCTCTGGTACGTGGCGGACGAAATCGTCTGCTACCAGACGCAGTGGTGCGCTCACTGCTCTTGATGTTGGTCTTCGCGCTTTCTTTCGCTGTGCGCGCTCAGGCCCCTGCGGCCACGAAGTCGCCGCAAGGGCCGGAGCTCTTTCAACAGAAGGTTCAACCGGTGTTGCAGGAGCACTGCTACGATTGCCACTCTGCGGCGACTCGCTCCGCAGGTGGACTTCGTGTGGATGACCGTGCTGCGTTACTTGCTGGTGGCAAGAGCGGCGCTGCGATTGTGCCTGGGAAGCCAGACGAGAGTCTTCTGCTGCAGCGCTTGCTCACAACGGACACGAAGCTCCGCATGCCGAAAGGCGAAGATGATCCGCTGCCGGAGTACAGCATCGCCGCGCTACGCGAGTGGGTGCTGCAAGGCGCGCCGTGGAGTGAGGCGAAGAGCGCGTCCGTAGTGGCTGCGCCTCTCTCGGACGCCTCTGCGAAGACGGTTGCATATCCTCGTCCTGCAACGCCGGAACAGCTTGCGTACTTCGAGAAGAAGGTACGGCCGATTCTTGTGAACCGTTGCTACAACTGCCACTCGGATGCGTTCAAGGAAGCTGGCGGTCTGCGCGTGGACGTGGGTATCAGCATCTTCGCGGGTGGCAATGATGGCCCGGTGATCGTTCCTGGACATCCCGAGAAGAGCCTCCTTATTGATCGCTTGAAGACTGCGAACCTTGCGCAGCGCATGCCGCAGGAGAGCGCAGAAGCTTTGCCTGCGGAAGAGATCGCGACGCTTGAGCAGTGGGTGCGCGATGGTGCGGCATGGCCGGATGAAACAGAGAAGCTCCCTCCGACACCGGCAAAGCTTGCAGCGCTGTATCCGAAGTTGCGCGCGCAGCATTGGTCGTGGCAGCCGCTCACTACGCCGACGTTACCGGAGATTGCGAACAACAAGTGGTCACAGCAGCCCATCGATCGCTTCATCCTTTCAACGTTGGATGAGAAGCATCTCGCACCAGTGGATGACGCTGATCCTGCTACATTGCTGCGTCGCGTGAGCTATGACCTCACGGGCTTGCCGCCTACGCCGGCACAGGTGAAGGCGTTTGAAAAGCACCACACGCGGAAGGACTACGAAGTGCTCGTCGATCGCTTGCTCGCGTCGCCGCAGTATGGTGAGCGCTGGGGGCGTCACTGGCTCGACGTTGCGCGCTATGGCGAATCATCTGGACCGTCACGCAACATGCCGTATCCGAACGCGTGGCGGTATCGCGATTATGTCATTGCCGCGTTCAATCAGGATGAGCCGTACGATCGCTTCCTTACCGAGCAGATCGCGGGCGATCTGATGCCTGCATCTACACCTGCAGACCACGATCGTCTGCTGATTGCCACGGGCTATCTCGCGCTCGGGCCCAAGGACGTGAACCAGCGCTTCAAGGCGCGCTACAAAATGGACAACGTCGACGATGAGATCGACACCGTTACTCGTTCGACGATGGCGATGACAGTCTCCTGCGCTCGTTGCCACGATCATAAGTTCGACCCGATCCCGACGAAGGACTACTACGCGCTCGCAGGCATCTTCACGAGCACGGATGACTACACCGGCCTTTCGAGCCGCATGGGTGGAGCGAACCTCGACTACTACGATCCGAAGCACCTCGGTCTGATGAGCAATGCAGACGCGTTCCCGCATGCTTCGGAGGAGCACATCAAACAGGTGCAAACCGAGCTACGCGAGACCCGCGCGAAGTTGCAGGCGCAGAACAAGGCGCGACAGGAAGCGCTGAAGCTCAACCCGAGCTTGCCTCCGTTGAGTAAGGATGAGCAGGAGGCTCGCACGGCGATGCAGCGTCGTGCTCAGAGCCTGCGCGAGGAAGTTGCACTCAGCAACGATCCTGGCGAGCATGGCTTTGGCATTCATAGCATGCACGAAGGCACTGTGGCCGATACGACCGTTCGTGTTCGTGGCGTTGAGGAGAAGCATGGGCCGACCGTGCCGCGTGGCTTCCTCTCGCTTGTGCAGATGAAGAACGTGCCTGCAATTCCGGCAAACCATAGTGGCCGCCTTGAGCTTGCTGCCTGGATCACGTCGAAGGAAAACCCGCTCACGGCGCGCGTTTATGTGAATCGTGTGTGGGGCAATCTTTTCGGCGAGGGACTTGTGAGCACGCCAGATAACTTCGGCGTAACGGGTGGCATGCCTTCGCATCCGGAGCTGTTGGATTATCTTGCTCACGACTTTGTTGTGAATGGATGGTCCACGAAGAAGCTTGTGCGGGAGATTGTGTTGAGTCGCACGTATCGACTCGGTTCCAATGCTCCGAAGGAGTACGTGGCGGCCGATCCCTCGAACCGTTATCTGTGGCGCCATGCACCACGGCGTCTGGAGACAGAAGAGATTCGCGATAGCATTTTGCTTTCGTCCGGTGATCTTGATCTGACGCACCCACAAGGCTCGCCCGCGATGAACCTTCGCATGATCGAGATACGTGATGATGGCCCGGTGGTTCGGTCCGTGCTTCATGCTGCAGATCAGAGTCGCTACCGCAGCATCTATCTGCCATTGCTTCGTGATGAAACGCCACGACCGCTCGAGGCCTTTGACCCTGTCTCGCAAACACTCGTTTCGGGTAAGCGAGAAGATACAACGGTTCCGGGCCAAGCGCTCTTCATGCTGAACTCACCCTTCGTTCGCGAGCAGTCTTTGGGACTGGCACGAGAATTGATTGCGCGGAAGGGAACGAGTGACGCTGTTCGCATTCGAGAAGCGTACGAGCGTGTTGTATCTCGCGATCCCAAGCCGGAAGAGCAGCAACGAGTGCAGGCGTTCCTGCTTCGCTACGCAAGCGCATGGACGCAGTCGCAAAGCGTTCCGAAGGCAGCCACACCTGCTGCGGCGACACCACCCCTGCCACTGCTCAAGACCGCTAGCTTGGAATCGAAGAAGGCGCAGGAGATCTTCCGCGAAGATCGTCTGGGCGATCAGGAGCCGCTCGAGGCAGGGGCCTATGACGTTGCCCCTGTAAGTGTTAACCCAAACTCTGCGCAAGAAGCCGCTTGGGCTGCTTTCGTGCAATCGCTGTATGGCTCCGCTGCATTTCAATTCGTTCGATAG
- a CDS encoding lamin tail domain-containing protein, which yields MIDQVYGAGGSSAQSGTALYRTDYVELFNLGTTDASIGGWSVQYAATTGTVASNPTVIPAGTMLPAGKRYLIASSTDGTVGAVLPVTPDLTGTLNMSSTAGRVYLLSNSTKVTSTCPTTSDGIVDKVSYGTGSGCSEGASPAPTPSTAQIVIRSASCTDTDQNGSDFSVASAPAPRNLNSAATPCGGGGGGSASPISLSNANASPSALTPGSTTLLYVTATPGTYAIAGVTVDLSALGGSSSQALFDDATHGDWSDRYFVPVGLLV from the coding sequence GTGATCGATCAGGTGTACGGTGCTGGCGGCAGTTCAGCTCAATCTGGAACCGCGCTCTATCGGACGGATTACGTGGAGCTGTTCAATCTGGGCACCACCGACGCGAGCATCGGCGGTTGGTCCGTCCAGTACGCGGCGACAACCGGAACGGTTGCGTCAAATCCCACAGTCATTCCTGCTGGGACAATGCTTCCTGCCGGTAAGCGCTATCTCATCGCGAGCAGCACGGATGGGACCGTCGGAGCTGTGCTTCCCGTTACGCCAGACCTAACCGGAACGCTGAACATGAGCTCCACTGCCGGTAGGGTATATTTGCTCAGCAATTCCACGAAAGTGACCTCGACGTGCCCAACCACGAGCGATGGCATCGTCGATAAGGTGTCGTACGGCACTGGCAGTGGATGCTCCGAGGGCGCTTCACCAGCGCCCACACCGTCAACAGCGCAGATCGTGATCCGTAGTGCATCCTGCACGGATACTGATCAGAATGGTTCCGATTTCAGTGTTGCGAGCGCGCCGGCACCCCGAAATCTGAATTCAGCGGCAACTCCGTGCGGCGGCGGCGGGGGAGGAAGTGCTTCTCCCATTTCGCTATCGAACGCGAACGCAAGTCCCTCGGCGTTGACTCCCGGCTCCACGACGCTCCTATATGTCACGGCGACTCCGGGAACCTACGCCATCGCAGGAGTCACCGTAGATCTGAGTGCCTTGGGAGGATCGTCTAGCCAGGCTCTTTTCGACGACGCAACGCATGGAGACTGGTCTGACCGATATTTTGTACCAGTTGGATTGTTAGTGTAG
- a CDS encoding sulfatase/phosphatase domain-containing protein: protein MSEGSIDRGLAGEVKTREERSSYNLSKIDEIGTPEAVAGNYPLGWAQVANTPFRYWKQDANSEGGTHNPLIISCPKGIKDKGAIRTQYSHVIDVLPTTLDLVGIKAPQQLRGIDQIPVEGTSLAYSIDDAKARTRHEVQYYYIFGARSIYDHGWKAELAYPNSFPAGNEKAHPFDESAWGLYNLNDDPTERSNLAKQNPQKLAELKAEFEEQAKSHHLAPYITWDEVRDRRIDHAQGQPAFAPGGATPKN, encoded by the coding sequence TTGAGTGAGGGCAGCATCGACCGCGGGCTTGCAGGCGAGGTGAAGACTCGTGAGGAGCGCTCGAGCTATAACCTCAGCAAGATCGATGAGATCGGTACACCTGAGGCTGTAGCGGGCAACTATCCGCTAGGCTGGGCGCAGGTCGCGAACACGCCGTTCCGTTACTGGAAGCAGGATGCGAATAGCGAAGGCGGCACGCACAATCCGCTGATCATCTCCTGCCCGAAGGGAATCAAGGACAAGGGCGCCATTCGCACGCAGTATAGTCACGTGATCGATGTGCTGCCGACGACGCTCGACCTCGTTGGTATCAAGGCACCGCAGCAGCTGCGTGGGATCGACCAGATTCCTGTGGAAGGTACGTCGCTCGCGTACTCCATTGACGATGCGAAGGCCCGAACGCGACACGAGGTGCAGTACTACTACATCTTCGGCGCGCGTTCGATCTACGACCACGGATGGAAGGCGGAGCTTGCGTATCCAAATAGCTTCCCCGCGGGGAACGAAAAGGCTCATCCGTTTGATGAGAGCGCGTGGGGACTCTACAACCTGAACGACGATCCGACGGAGCGGAGCAATCTCGCCAAGCAGAATCCGCAGAAGCTCGCGGAGCTCAAGGCTGAGTTTGAAGAGCAAGCGAAGTCACATCATCTCGCCCCGTACATCACGTGGGACGAAGTGAGGGATCGTCGTATTGATCACGCGCAGGGCCAACCGGCCTTCGCACCCGGCGGAGCTACGCCGAAGAACTAA